From the Mammaliicoccus sciuri genome, the window CTTTGAATGATAACTTCATCTGAACCGCCAATCGTTAAATCCCCAACTTTAACAGGTCTTGTTTTCGTGCGATGAATGATTTCTGACATGATAAGACTCCTTTGTTTAAATTTGCTAATCTTTACACTTTAGCAGGTCTTTTTCCTTTAGGTAAATACATAGCAATTATAACAATGCTTAAAATGATTATACACCATGAAGCAATTAATAATAAAGGAATCACTGTAATCATTCCTAATAATAGGACTAAAGTCGGAAGCGTTATCACAAATGTCATCATTTTGAACCAAGTCATAAACCGAGACTTTCTTCGTAAAACCATTCCCAATAAATGTCCAGCAAATGCTAGAATGCCAATTTTGATTGATAAGCTTAAAAATTGAATAAATAATAGAAAGACAACAATCAAACTTAAATAAAAATATTTAGAATCATTTGTCGTTTCAATAAACTTAATTAAATCATCTTGATCGGTAACAAGGGAAGATAGGGACCCATAGCTAATTTCTGTGTAGTCACTATAATTTGATATCTCAATATGATTTGGTTTAAACACGATTAAATGATGATCTTTCATTTGAAAATCATTAGATTGAGTAAATTCTACCGTTTGATGATGATTTAATTGGATAGATTTATCTTGTGATAAAATCATTTTGTTCTGATCGATTTCAAAATCAGGTATCTCTGTTACTTCATCATTGACTAACGTTGATAAATTTTGAGTGATTTGTATGTATTGAATAGAATTAGGTATGATTAATATCAAACTTAATAATAATATATGAAGGAATATGTATCTTAACTTCGTAATTCTAAACATTGGATACTTACTAGGATGCTTAAATAACCGTTTAAGCTCTTTTATATACTGCATAAATTCACCTCTTCTTCACTTAATAATAATGTTAAAAAACACCTGTTGCAAGGCGGTACATAAGAAATAAAAATTTTTTGATTATTTATTAAACAAATTATTTGTTATAAAACTTTAATCTTGATAAGATAGGTATGTAAAATAAATGAGGAGGATGATTTTTTATGGCTTTTGAATTACCAAAATTACCATATGCGTATGATGCATTAGAACCACACATCGATAAAGAAACTATGGAGATTCATCATACGAAACACCATAACACTTATGTAACAAAATTAAATGATGCAGTGAAAGGTACAGATTTAGAAAGCAAATCTATTGAAGATATTGTTAAAAACTTAAACTCTGTTCCTGATGATATCCGTACTGCAGTTCAAAACAATGGTGGCGGACATTATAATCATTCATTATTCTGGGAACTATTAACTCCAAATGCTTCTGAGCCTTCAGGAGAAGTTGTAGATGCAATTAGTTCTACATTTGGTTCATTAGACAAATTCAAAGAAGAATTTGCAGCTGCAGCAGCTGGCCGTTTTGGTTCAGGATGGGCATGGTTAGTTGTAGATAATGGCGAATTAGCGATTGTTTCAACTCCAAACCAAGACAACCCAATTTCAGAAGGTAAACTTCCAATTTTAGGTTTAGATGTTTGGGAACATGCTTACTACTTAAACTACCAAAACAGACGCCCAGATTACATTAATGCATTCTGGAACGTTGTAAATTGGGATAAAGTAAACGAATTATACCAAGCTGCAAAATAATTCGACTTTAAATTTGGATGACTGATTAATAAAACAATCATCCTGATGGGGTGGAGCAATGAAATCTTTTTATTTAAACAAGATTTCAGCTCCACTCTTTTTTATTAAAATTTACCTATATCAATAGCAATGTAAGTCATAATAATATATGATGAAATTATTATAAAAGAGTTAAAAAGGTAGGTTTAGTTGTTGAAACGAGTAAAAAAGAAATCAAAAGAAGAAGCATTTCGCCTATTAATGAATAAACGCGTAAGCCTAATATTGGCAGTAGTCGTCATTTTATTCTCTGTGCTCATTATGCGGTTAGGTTATTTACAAATTGTAAAAGGCGGAGAATACAAGCGTGCGATAGATAGTACAGAATCTATTACTGTTAATGAATCGGTGCCTAGAGGCCGTATATATGATAGAAACGGCAAAGTATTAGTAGACAATGAGTCTAAAAAGGCAATTACATACACGAGAGATAGAAGAACAAGCCAAGATGATATTTTGAAAATCGCTGA encodes:
- a CDS encoding DUF1189 domain-containing protein, yielding MQYIKELKRLFKHPSKYPMFRITKLRYIFLHILLLSLILIIPNSIQYIQITQNLSTLVNDEVTEIPDFEIDQNKMILSQDKSIQLNHHQTVEFTQSNDFQMKDHHLIVFKPNHIEISNYSDYTEISYGSLSSLVTDQDDLIKFIETTNDSKYFYLSLIVVFLLFIQFLSLSIKIGILAFAGHLLGMVLRRKSRFMTWFKMMTFVITLPTLVLLLGMITVIPLLLIASWCIIILSIVIIAMYLPKGKRPAKV
- a CDS encoding superoxide dismutase, which encodes MAFELPKLPYAYDALEPHIDKETMEIHHTKHHNTYVTKLNDAVKGTDLESKSIEDIVKNLNSVPDDIRTAVQNNGGGHYNHSLFWELLTPNASEPSGEVVDAISSTFGSLDKFKEEFAAAAAGRFGSGWAWLVVDNGELAIVSTPNQDNPISEGKLPILGLDVWEHAYYLNYQNRRPDYINAFWNVVNWDKVNELYQAAK